From Aquamicrobium lusatiense, the proteins below share one genomic window:
- the exbD gene encoding TonB system transport protein ExbD: protein MAGGIRESTGEDDDLQETHEINVTPFIDVMLVLLIIFMVAAPLATVDVNVDLPAAAATPAPRPDKPLYLTVKEDLTVLLGNDEVARDTLPSALDNFTGGDKEQRVFLRADQAVDYGELMNVMNLLRKAGYLKIALVGLEMLPAATTESETGSP from the coding sequence ATGGCCGGAGGCATCAGGGAAAGCACCGGGGAAGACGACGATCTTCAGGAAACCCACGAGATCAACGTCACGCCCTTCATCGACGTCATGCTGGTTCTGCTTATTATCTTCATGGTGGCGGCGCCGCTGGCAACCGTGGATGTGAATGTCGATCTGCCGGCGGCGGCCGCCACGCCGGCGCCGCGGCCCGACAAGCCGCTCTACCTCACGGTCAAGGAGGACCTCACCGTCCTTCTCGGCAATGACGAGGTGGCGCGCGATACATTGCCGAGCGCGCTCGACAACTTCACCGGCGGCGACAAGGAGCAGCGCGTCTTCCTGCGCGCCGATCAGGCCGTCGACTACGGCGAGCTGATGAATGTCATGAACCTGCTGCGCAAGGCAGGCTATCTGAAGATCGCTCTGGTCGGCCTTGAAATGCTGCCCGCAGCGACCACCGAAAGTGAAACCGGATCACCGTGA
- a CDS encoding glycosyltransferase family 32 protein, which yields MKSEFISNQHLQPGILHYSKRVPIQQIPKILHFVWVGDEAKCPHHCIDSWRVHHPDWVIKVWGNDDYNNRQWRLKSHMQDMWNYELNGVADMMRYEILLENGGIALDADSICLKPLPEWILECEAVAATENGLFRTPLIACGFQGTRPKNQFYETLVRELESNPNALFKTILGFRHKRYPAWKSVGPRYLTRIYQREAYSNLTILPGHFFYPEVGKDGYAYTGGGPVYAYQLWGSTFSGY from the coding sequence ATGAAGTCAGAGTTTATTTCAAACCAGCACCTGCAGCCGGGCATCCTCCACTATTCGAAGAGAGTCCCAATCCAGCAGATACCAAAGATTCTTCACTTTGTGTGGGTCGGCGACGAAGCAAAATGTCCGCATCATTGCATTGACAGTTGGAGGGTTCATCACCCGGACTGGGTGATCAAGGTCTGGGGCAATGACGACTACAACAATCGGCAATGGCGCCTGAAGTCCCACATGCAGGACATGTGGAATTATGAACTGAACGGTGTCGCAGATATGATGCGCTACGAAATCCTCCTGGAAAATGGTGGAATCGCGCTTGATGCCGACAGCATATGCCTGAAGCCGCTGCCAGAGTGGATTTTAGAATGCGAAGCTGTGGCTGCAACCGAAAACGGACTTTTCCGGACTCCTCTGATCGCCTGCGGCTTTCAGGGAACCAGGCCCAAAAATCAGTTCTATGAGACGCTGGTGCGGGAACTGGAAAGCAATCCCAATGCATTATTCAAGACTATTCTTGGCTTCCGCCATAAGCGCTACCCTGCATGGAAAAGTGTTGGGCCACGATATCTGACCCGGATTTACCAACGCGAAGCATATTCCAACCTAACAATTCTCCCCGGACATTTCTTTTATCCCGAAGTTGGCAAAGACGGCTACGCCTACACTGGCGGCGGCCCTGTATATGCCTATCAGCTCTGGGGCTCCACATTTTCAGGATACTGA
- the exbB gene encoding tonB-system energizer ExbB has protein sequence MCCLHPNDLCPGTARAAGPGRRNRAGSTRPHATGPHSAGSSRNGSRSPCRSGTGYARPQAQDTSSPAPAAPASDATQPATGTDGAAPGAAAPAQDGQQQPARAPAADANAAQDNIESSAQPVETGAEEAAPGEEGERDLSLPHDLSPWGMFMAADWVVKAVMIGLAFASLVTWTVWLAKSLELAGSKARLRSALRAILGSASLDEAAQKLGKRGDAGSRLVQAAVEESKMSAGALDYADPSGLKERVWSRMSRIQIQTGRRLSRGTGVLATIGSTSPFVGLFGTVWGIMNSFIGISESQTTNLAVVAPGIAEALLATALGLVAAIPAVVIYNVFSRSITGYRQALADAAAGVERLVSRDLDFRKAPAAARERLAAE, from the coding sequence GTGTGCTGCCTTCACCCAAACGACCTTTGCCCAGGAACAGCCCGCGCCGCAGGCCCCGGCCGCCGCAACCGCGCCGGCAGCACCCGCCCCCACGCAACCGGCCCCCACTCAGCCGGCAGCAGCAGAAACGGCTCCCGCAGCCCCTGCCGTTCAGGCACCGGCTACGCCCGCCCCCAGGCACAGGATACGTCATCACCGGCCCCTGCCGCTCCGGCATCAGATGCGACGCAGCCCGCCACCGGCACCGACGGTGCAGCCCCCGGCGCTGCCGCGCCCGCACAGGACGGCCAGCAGCAGCCGGCACGGGCGCCTGCCGCCGATGCGAATGCCGCGCAGGACAATATCGAATCCTCCGCCCAGCCGGTTGAAACCGGCGCAGAGGAAGCAGCCCCCGGCGAAGAAGGCGAACGGGATCTCTCCCTGCCGCACGACCTTTCGCCATGGGGCATGTTCATGGCCGCCGACTGGGTGGTCAAGGCGGTCATGATCGGCCTTGCCTTCGCCTCGCTGGTCACCTGGACGGTCTGGCTTGCCAAGTCGCTTGAACTGGCCGGCTCTAAGGCGCGCCTGCGCTCGGCCCTGCGCGCCATTCTGGGCTCGGCTTCGCTGGACGAGGCAGCCCAGAAGCTCGGCAAGCGCGGAGATGCGGGTTCGCGTCTGGTTCAGGCCGCCGTCGAGGAATCGAAGATGTCGGCGGGCGCACTGGATTACGCCGATCCGTCCGGCCTCAAGGAACGCGTCTGGTCGCGCATGTCGCGCATCCAGATCCAGACCGGCCGCCGCCTCAGCCGCGGCACCGGCGTTCTCGCCACCATCGGCTCCACTTCGCCCTTCGTCGGTCTGTTCGGCACCGTCTGGGGCATCATGAACTCGTTCATCGGCATCTCGGAATCGCAGACCACCAACCTCGCGGTTGTGGCGCCCGGCATCGCCGAGGCCCTTCTGGCCACCGCGCTCGGCCTCGTCGCCGCCATTCCCGCCGTGGTCATCTACAACGTCTTCTCCCGCTCGATCACCGGCTATCGTCAGGCTCTGGCCGATGCCGCCGCCGGCGTTGAGCGCCTCGTCAGCCGCGATCTCGACTTCCGCAAGGCCCCTGCCGCCGCGCGCGAACGGCTGGCAGCGGAATAG
- a CDS encoding cytochrome b gives MTEKRRYDAVAIWLHWLVALLVLIQFATGWVWGFFERGSEPRFYLFRTHITLGSAILALAVARVGWRLTHRAPPLPEGMTRLQRIAAHAGHGLLYLAILVQPALGLLAISGFGKTLGRWPRDAHNLAAKLILAIIILHVAAVIWHQLIRRDGLLARMLPARFSAQTR, from the coding sequence ATGACTGAAAAGCGCCGATATGACGCCGTCGCCATCTGGCTGCACTGGCTGGTCGCTTTGCTGGTGCTCATCCAGTTCGCGACCGGCTGGGTCTGGGGCTTTTTCGAGCGTGGCTCGGAACCGCGCTTTTACCTGTTCAGAACCCATATCACGCTGGGCTCCGCCATTCTGGCGCTGGCCGTGGCGCGTGTCGGCTGGCGCCTCACCCACCGCGCCCCGCCCCTGCCGGAAGGCATGACACGCCTGCAGCGCATCGCCGCTCATGCCGGGCATGGCCTGCTCTACCTTGCCATTCTGGTGCAGCCGGCACTCGGCCTGCTGGCGATCTCCGGCTTCGGCAAGACGCTGGGCCGCTGGCCACGCGACGCGCACAATCTGGCGGCAAAACTCATCCTCGCCATCATCATCCTGCATGTCGCGGCCGTGATCTGGCACCAGCTGATCCGCAGGGACGGCCTTCTGGCACGCATGCTGCCGGCACGGTTTTCCGCTCAGACACGATGA
- a CDS encoding YqaA family protein has product MPDIAVLGGLFSLAFVAATILPAQSEAALVAALVAGQWPPLLLVAVASAGNVLGAVVNWALGRGIARFRHRKWFPVGDKALERATGWYHRWGRWSLLLSWAPLVGDALTVAAGVLREPLPSFLLLVTIAKTGRYLVLAAITLGLL; this is encoded by the coding sequence ATGCCGGACATTGCCGTTCTCGGCGGCCTTTTCAGCCTTGCCTTCGTTGCGGCCACGATATTGCCGGCCCAGTCGGAAGCAGCGCTTGTCGCGGCGCTCGTTGCCGGGCAATGGCCGCCCCTGCTGCTCGTCGCGGTCGCCAGCGCGGGCAATGTGCTTGGCGCGGTCGTCAACTGGGCGCTGGGGCGCGGCATCGCGCGTTTCCGGCACCGGAAATGGTTTCCCGTCGGCGACAAGGCGCTTGAGCGCGCAACGGGCTGGTACCACCGCTGGGGTCGCTGGTCGCTGCTGCTGAGCTGGGCGCCCCTCGTCGGCGACGCATTGACGGTCGCCGCCGGCGTGCTGCGCGAGCCGCTGCCGAGCTTCCTTCTGCTCGTCACCATCGCCAAGACCGGCCGCTATCTGGTGCTCGCGGCGATCACGCTTGGCCTTTTGTGA
- a CDS encoding energy transducer TonB family protein: protein MSNAAYHPADSLSLNLGKGEIALWSGAAAFVLAVHLAGVWYLNRVPAMEAPSLDAAPAIMMELAPMVVAPEAVLNEMAEVVDSAPAEEVEEIVEEIDPVEEPVLEEEVVEEEPVETEEVAELEPVETLEDVVEELEEVPLPEVAMAVPQRRPVPEKPKPIEKPVEKKVEKKKVEKKQSKPQVAATKSATDAPATAAPRVARAAAGSGMSPARWQSRVNAHLNRYKRYPSGARGVGIATVSFTINPGGEVLAVSLARSSGDPAFDSAAVELVRRASPVPAPPPDLAKSRMSLVVPIRYSR from the coding sequence ATGAGCAACGCGGCCTACCATCCGGCGGACAGTCTTTCGCTGAATCTCGGCAAGGGCGAAATCGCGCTCTGGTCGGGTGCCGCCGCTTTCGTTCTCGCCGTGCATCTGGCCGGCGTCTGGTATCTCAATCGCGTTCCCGCCATGGAAGCGCCCTCCCTTGATGCCGCTCCCGCCATCATGATGGAGCTGGCACCCATGGTCGTGGCGCCCGAAGCCGTTCTCAACGAGATGGCCGAGGTGGTTGACAGCGCTCCCGCCGAGGAGGTCGAGGAAATCGTCGAGGAGATCGACCCGGTCGAAGAGCCCGTTCTCGAAGAGGAAGTGGTCGAGGAAGAGCCCGTGGAGACCGAGGAAGTGGCGGAGCTTGAGCCCGTCGAAACCCTCGAAGATGTGGTCGAGGAGCTTGAGGAAGTGCCGCTTCCCGAGGTTGCGATGGCCGTGCCGCAGCGCCGTCCCGTGCCCGAAAAGCCCAAGCCCATCGAAAAGCCGGTTGAGAAGAAGGTCGAGAAAAAGAAGGTCGAGAAGAAGCAGTCGAAGCCGCAGGTGGCCGCCACCAAGTCGGCCACCGATGCGCCGGCAACCGCTGCGCCCCGCGTCGCCAGGGCTGCGGCCGGCTCGGGAATGTCGCCTGCACGCTGGCAGTCCCGCGTCAACGCTCACCTCAACCGCTACAAGCGCTATCCCAGCGGCGCCAGAGGCGTCGGCATCGCCACCGTCAGCTTCACCATCAATCCCGGCGGCGAAGTGCTTGCCGTCTCGCTCGCTCGTTCTTCGGGCGATCCAGCCTTCGACAGTGCGGCTGTTGAGCTGGTGCGCCGTGCCTCGCCGGTCCCAGCCCCACCGCCGGATCTGGCCAAGTCGCGCATGAGTCTCGTCGTGCCGATCCGCTATTCGCGTTGA
- a CDS encoding isochorismate synthase codes for MLVLSSGNESSNSASAQGVDEVFRLQGSARSVTGQGLRAEVERGAIDSLAARVAAFFAENQGGPRVVMGALPFDRSQADYLFQPQICADAADDRGSAGKRMALPDAVRCAITPVPAPVAYGEAVAAALKLIAGSAGEPDPLTKVVLSRSLELASTHEFDAARLLAALARDPSITAFSTLLPAGADAARPLLVGATPELLVSRKGSEVVSHPLAGSARRYADPAADRASAAALETSEKDRREHQAVVDAVFDALSPYCRDLNAPEGTTLRSTASMWHLGTRIVGTLKDAQTPVAELASVLHPTPAVCGLPRERSAEVIGQLEGYDRGFYAGAVGWADEAGDGEWYVSIRSARLAGRHATLYAGAGIVAGSDPAGETDETSAKFVALLSALGIDEHGRPLREHAA; via the coding sequence GTGCTGGTCTTGTCGTCGGGAAATGAAAGTTCAAATTCCGCTTCCGCGCAGGGGGTGGATGAGGTGTTCCGCCTGCAGGGCAGTGCGCGCAGCGTGACCGGGCAGGGGCTGCGCGCGGAAGTCGAGCGCGGGGCGATCGACAGTCTGGCCGCGCGGGTGGCTGCGTTTTTCGCGGAAAACCAGGGCGGTCCGCGGGTGGTCATGGGTGCGCTGCCGTTTGACCGTTCGCAGGCGGATTATCTTTTCCAGCCGCAAATCTGTGCCGACGCTGCCGATGACAGGGGCAGCGCCGGAAAGCGCATGGCGCTGCCGGATGCAGTGCGCTGCGCCATCACGCCGGTTCCGGCGCCCGTTGCGTATGGTGAAGCCGTTGCGGCCGCTCTGAAGCTGATTGCCGGGTCGGCGGGCGAGCCCGACCCGCTCACCAAGGTTGTGTTGTCGCGCAGTCTTGAGCTGGCTTCGACGCATGAATTCGACGCCGCACGCCTGCTGGCGGCGCTGGCCCGAGACCCCAGCATCACCGCTTTTTCGACGCTTCTGCCCGCCGGGGCAGACGCAGCGCGCCCGCTGCTGGTGGGGGCGACGCCGGAATTGCTGGTGTCGCGCAAGGGCAGTGAGGTCGTTTCGCATCCGTTGGCCGGTTCGGCGCGCCGTTATGCCGACCCTGCCGCGGATCGCGCTTCCGCCGCCGCGCTGGAGACATCGGAAAAGGACCGGCGCGAGCATCAGGCGGTGGTCGATGCCGTGTTCGACGCGCTGTCGCCCTATTGCCGCGATCTGAATGCGCCGGAAGGCACGACGCTGCGCTCGACCGCTTCCATGTGGCATCTGGGCACGCGCATCGTCGGCACGCTGAAGGATGCGCAAACGCCGGTGGCGGAACTCGCATCCGTGCTTCACCCGACGCCGGCCGTGTGCGGCCTGCCGCGCGAGCGCTCCGCCGAGGTGATCGGCCAGCTCGAAGGCTATGACCGCGGCTTCTATGCGGGCGCAGTCGGCTGGGCCGACGAGGCGGGCGACGGTGAGTGGTATGTCTCGATCCGCTCGGCGCGGCTGGCTGGCAGGCACGCGACGCTCTATGCCGGGGCGGGCATCGTCGCGGGCTCCGACCCTGCCGGCGAGACCGACGAGACCTCGGCCAAGTTCGTGGCGCTGCTTTCGGCACTCGGTATTGACGAGCACGGTCGACCCCTGCGAGAGCATGCGGCATGA
- a CDS encoding class I SAM-dependent methyltransferase, with protein sequence MNKWKLLRRKLRYGFRHKFGFFQEPVVKTEQFGIRAGYRHRPENAFYDDTAQKDQHQREVYEAAAAASKEIGAKKVFDIGCGSGFKLMKFFPDTETVGFDLEPTLSFLRQTYPERQWASADFETDTDQADIVICADVVEHIPNPDLLMQYLSRITRGKLVISTPDRYRVYGWDHSGPPRNRAHCREWSMDEFRIYVERWFNIEDHRITNFDDSTQMIIGTPRSPAGPVA encoded by the coding sequence ATGAACAAATGGAAGCTCTTGAGGAGGAAACTGCGGTATGGTTTCCGGCACAAATTTGGCTTTTTTCAAGAGCCGGTCGTGAAGACGGAGCAATTTGGCATCCGCGCTGGATACAGGCACAGACCTGAAAACGCCTTCTATGATGATACAGCCCAGAAAGATCAGCACCAGCGCGAGGTGTATGAAGCCGCGGCCGCAGCCAGCAAAGAAATTGGCGCGAAAAAAGTCTTTGATATAGGATGCGGGTCCGGCTTCAAGCTGATGAAGTTCTTTCCAGACACCGAAACCGTTGGTTTTGATTTGGAGCCCACCCTGTCATTTTTGAGGCAGACATATCCTGAGAGGCAGTGGGCCTCAGCCGACTTCGAAACAGATACGGATCAGGCGGATATCGTTATCTGTGCTGACGTGGTTGAGCATATCCCAAACCCGGATCTGCTCATGCAGTACCTGTCACGCATTACACGAGGAAAGCTTGTTATCTCGACTCCGGACAGATACCGCGTCTATGGCTGGGATCATTCAGGACCACCGCGAAACCGTGCACATTGCCGCGAATGGTCGATGGATGAGTTCCGTATCTATGTTGAACGATGGTTCAACATAGAAGATCACCGCATAACAAACTTTGACGATTCCACCCAGATGATAATTGGAACACCGCGGTCCCCTGCTGGACCGGTGGCCTGA
- a CDS encoding alpha/beta hydrolase — protein MQPQTAIPAQPKQPQPAALGIFGTPVSTHRLERRRVTAGDRAFVIFRAVPLNPAPARGHPLLYMLDGNAAFDALTTAHLEANPALAIAGIGYDTDLRFDVLARTLDYTPAETPLAANGRRTGGADAFLDLLTGELRRQSEAGLPVDPLRRTLWGHSLAGMCTLYALLRKPGAFRRYASVSPSIWWNDEWMLDFEARAALPENDAGINDAGVLVMLGDSERRSNPAGPHWEGPAPHTLEMVERLKRRPGLQVGHDIFAGLGHAATLPASLGPAMKLAGAG, from the coding sequence ATGCAACCGCAAACTGCCATTCCTGCCCAGCCCAAACAGCCGCAGCCGGCTGCGCTCGGCATTTTCGGCACCCCCGTCTCCACCCACAGGCTGGAGCGCCGCCGCGTCACGGCGGGCGACAGGGCATTCGTGATTTTCCGCGCCGTTCCGCTAAATCCCGCACCGGCGCGCGGCCACCCCCTGCTTTACATGCTGGACGGCAATGCCGCCTTCGATGCCCTTACGACCGCACATCTGGAAGCCAATCCCGCCCTCGCCATTGCCGGAATAGGCTACGATACGGATTTGCGCTTCGACGTTCTGGCACGGACGCTCGATTACACCCCTGCCGAGACCCCATTAGCCGCGAACGGGCGCAGGACCGGCGGCGCGGACGCCTTCCTCGATCTCCTTACCGGCGAACTGCGCAGGCAATCGGAAGCCGGGCTCCCTGTCGACCCGCTGCGCCGCACCCTGTGGGGCCATTCGCTGGCCGGCATGTGCACGCTCTATGCACTTCTGCGCAAACCCGGCGCCTTCCGGCGCTACGCCTCCGTCAGCCCGTCGATCTGGTGGAACGACGAATGGATGCTGGACTTCGAGGCGCGGGCTGCCCTGCCCGAAAACGATGCCGGGATTAACGATGCCGGGGTTCTCGTCATGCTGGGCGACAGCGAGCGCCGCTCCAATCCCGCAGGCCCGCACTGGGAAGGCCCCGCCCCCCACACGCTGGAGATGGTTGAGAGGCTGAAACGGCGCCCCGGCCTTCAGGTCGGGCATGACATCTTTGCCGGACTTGGCCACGCGGCAACCCTGCCGGCTTCGCTCGGCCCCGCAATGAAGTTAGCCGGTGCCGGGTAA
- a CDS encoding SIMPL domain-containing protein, with product MNGFLLPLALAAAMVLPAVANAADARPAPQIVVTGEGEATVAPDIAILSLSVMREAKTARAALDANNDAMAAVISAMKAAGIEDRDLQTAGIQISPRYNYNSKPDGGQEAELVAYQVTNALSVRIRDIDKTGELLDKAVTLGVNEGGGIVFTNANPAAVVTEARKKAVADAIAKAKTLAEAAGSSVGKVLEISEQSAPPMPIRMAAKSFDAVPQAGAAPVQAGENAYRVQVNVTFELK from the coding sequence ATGAACGGATTCCTTCTACCTCTGGCACTGGCTGCGGCAATGGTTTTGCCTGCCGTCGCCAATGCCGCCGATGCCAGGCCGGCGCCGCAGATCGTGGTTACCGGCGAAGGGGAGGCGACTGTTGCTCCCGACATCGCAATCCTGTCGCTGTCGGTCATGCGCGAGGCCAAGACCGCGCGCGCGGCACTCGACGCCAACAATGATGCGATGGCCGCGGTGATCTCGGCCATGAAGGCGGCGGGGATCGAGGACCGCGACCTGCAGACGGCCGGTATCCAGATCAGCCCGCGCTACAACTACAATTCCAAGCCGGATGGCGGACAGGAAGCCGAACTGGTCGCCTATCAGGTCACCAATGCGCTTTCGGTGCGCATTCGCGACATCGACAAGACCGGCGAGCTGCTCGACAAGGCCGTTACGCTGGGCGTCAACGAGGGTGGCGGCATCGTCTTCACCAATGCCAATCCGGCCGCGGTTGTCACCGAAGCGCGCAAGAAGGCGGTTGCTGATGCCATCGCCAAGGCCAAGACGCTGGCCGAAGCAGCCGGCTCTTCGGTCGGCAAGGTGCTCGAAATCTCGGAGCAGTCGGCGCCGCCGATGCCTATCCGCATGGCTGCAAAGTCCTTCGACGCCGTTCCGCAAGCCGGCGCTGCACCGGTTCAGGCCGGCGAAAATGCCTATCGGGTACAGGTCAACGTGACCTTCGAGTTGAAGTAA